The following are from one region of the Oceanotoga teriensis genome:
- the hydG gene encoding [FeFe] hydrogenase H-cluster radical SAM maturase HydG → MFYIKDSKTKTFIDDEKISTLLQENINPDPKRVEDIIQKSLDKNRLNLEEMSYLLNCEDERLENMIFDGAKKLKEKVYGNRIVLFAPMYIGNECINDCEYCGFRVSNKEIFRNSLSIDEVKQETKALIDRGHKRLILVYGEHPMYDAKFIAKTVEAVYSVKSGHGNIRRVNINAAPQTIEGFKIIHDAGIGTFQVFQETYHEKTFKKIHPRGPKSSYRWRLYSLDRAFGAGIDDVGIGALFGMYDWKYEMMGLLSHAIHFEERFNVGPHTISFPRIEPALNTPVSERPPYIVDDKKFKKLVAILRLAVPYTGLILTAREPISIRNDLMEFGVSQIDAGSNIGVGAYSTQDKESYKKSQFVLGDQRSLDEVIKQLTDNNFLPSFCTGCYRLGRTGEHFMEFAIPGFVKRFCTPNAISTLMEYVVDYASDETKNSCLKVINNELKGIKDINMKEKLLSNLEKIKSTDQRDLYF, encoded by the coding sequence ATGTTTTATATTAAGGATTCAAAAACTAAAACATTTATTGATGATGAGAAAATAAGTACATTACTTCAAGAAAATATTAATCCAGATCCAAAAAGAGTTGAAGATATCATTCAAAAATCTTTGGATAAAAATAGATTGAATCTTGAAGAAATGTCATATCTTTTAAATTGTGAAGATGAAAGACTTGAAAATATGATATTTGATGGAGCAAAGAAATTAAAAGAAAAAGTTTATGGTAACAGAATTGTTTTGTTTGCACCTATGTATATAGGAAATGAATGTATAAATGATTGTGAGTATTGTGGATTTAGAGTTTCTAATAAAGAAATATTTAGAAATTCTTTAAGTATTGATGAAGTTAAACAAGAAACTAAAGCTTTAATAGACAGAGGTCATAAAAGACTTATATTAGTTTATGGAGAACATCCGATGTATGATGCTAAATTTATTGCAAAAACCGTTGAAGCAGTTTATTCTGTCAAAAGTGGTCATGGTAATATAAGAAGAGTTAATATAAATGCTGCACCTCAGACTATTGAAGGGTTTAAAATAATTCATGATGCAGGAATAGGAACTTTTCAAGTTTTTCAAGAAACATATCATGAAAAAACTTTTAAAAAGATACATCCAAGAGGTCCAAAATCTAGTTATAGATGGAGATTATATTCTTTGGATAGGGCTTTTGGTGCTGGAATAGATGATGTTGGAATAGGAGCTTTATTTGGAATGTATGATTGGAAATATGAAATGATGGGCCTTTTATCCCATGCCATTCATTTTGAAGAAAGGTTTAATGTAGGCCCTCATACCATTTCTTTTCCGAGAATAGAACCTGCTTTAAATACACCTGTTTCTGAAAGACCTCCATATATAGTTGATGACAAAAAATTTAAAAAATTAGTTGCTATATTAAGACTTGCCGTGCCTTATACAGGATTGATATTAACAGCTAGAGAACCTATAAGTATTAGAAATGATCTTATGGAATTTGGTGTTTCTCAAATAGATGCAGGTTCAAATATAGGGGTTGGAGCTTATTCAACACAAGATAAAGAATCATATAAAAAATCTCAATTTGTTCTCGGTGATCAAAGATCTTTAGATGAAGTTATAAAACAACTTACAGATAATAATTTTTTACCTTCTTTTTGTACTGGATGTTATAGATTGGGTAGAACAGGTGAACATTTTATGGAATTCGCAATTCCGGGTTTTGTTAAACGTTTTTGTACACCAAATGCTATAAGTACTTTAATGGAGTATGTTGTTGATTATGCTTCTGATGAAACTAAAAATTCTTGTTTAAAGGTTATAAATAATGAACTGAAAGGTATTAAAGATATAAATATGAAAGAAAAACTTTTATCAAATCTTGAAAAAATTAAATCAACAGATCAAAGAGATCTATATTTTTAA
- a CDS encoding TM1266 family iron-only hydrogenase system putative regulator, whose protein sequence is MEEKIAMISIAITNREESFEKVNKILHDFGDNILLRVGYPMKKENIAIIFIIFKSNTDLIGALNGKLGQVSGVKVKSHILKY, encoded by the coding sequence ATGGAAGAAAAAATAGCTATGATTTCAATTGCGATTACAAACAGAGAAGAATCTTTTGAAAAAGTAAATAAAATACTTCATGATTTTGGCGATAATATTCTTTTAAGAGTCGGGTATCCGATGAAAAAAGAAAATATCGCCATTATATTTATAATCTTTAAATCTAATACAGATTTAATAGGTGCTTTAAATGGTAAATTGGGGCAAGTATCAGGGGTTAAAGTAAAATCACATATTTTAAAATACTAA